The Populus trichocarpa isolate Nisqually-1 chromosome 2, P.trichocarpa_v4.1, whole genome shotgun sequence genome has a window encoding:
- the LOC7495102 gene encoding DIS3-like exonuclease 2 isoform X1, with protein sequence MKSSSEQSPVMVVVRSEDSGDREKEKKKNKRRSNRRSKQNSPNPAFSSQNDLRGESSVSVGNGGKTRCYTSSMGCSSSKQLELDLHVLSEHGPTTVSRIAYSSMPTMHVNEQQEDLVLSDLDGSMLAKSCTEPIVGGGPHGKLLPFHQFEGQAQSKIFAPYWSTETVNEALEKGDVFKVLFRVNAHNRLEAYCKIEGVPTDVLISGIAAQNRAMDGDVVVIEVDPLSFWTKMKGSNVPSNNPTAEDSNLHLEANGKVGGGCKGKSKMNLDLECADFGNSLVPQKGIHYDETACAGEVVHDNYVNGYHQSASESSLAVPSTGQDEVSNSVGRICAMLSLYPSKRPTGRVVAIVEKSPRRDVIVGFLNVKQWFYYREGCRQNAKKNKSSLSISNREYIEMMPTDPRFPKLMVLVSVLPDCIKKRLENEDATVEMELVAAQIDNWSDKSPFPEAHVSCIFGRGSEMESQINAILHENAICCSKFSPESLSCLPSNTWEVPKDEIENRKDIRNLCIFTIDPSSATDLDDALSVQKLPNGLVRVGVHIADVSYFVLPDTALDMEAQFRSTSVYMLRRKIPMLPPLLSENLGSLNPGVDRLAFSIFWDFNSSGNVVDRWIDRTVIQSCCKLSYEHAQGIVDGMIDTETCNTFGDSLPQLHGHFEWADVIGSVVCLHEISKTLREKRFDNGALRLESSKIVFLFDEYGIPYDSSLCERKDSNFIVEEFMLLANFTAAEIISRAFPDSALLRRHPEPNMRKLREFEAFCCKHGLELDTSSGNFQQSLERIKEKLKDDPELFNILINYASRPMQLATYFCSGDLKDNMNDWGHYALAVPLYTHFTSPLRRYPDIVVHRTLAAAIEAEQLYMMDRRMSLKARPGEEGTRCFTGICFCKDVAESAEGKEALSAAALKHRIPCPELLSHVAAYCNERKLASRHVKDACDKLYMWVSVKRKEVLLSDARVLGLGPRFMSIYINKLAIERRIYYDEVEGLTVEWLEATSTLVLNICASKRSVRRAGSGYYKALGEVAWVINPYDHNLEPDMESTKGCSASQHSDAILKSEIDPSVFPLTVRLLSTIPVALHAIGGDDGPPDIGVRLFMSSYFT encoded by the exons ATGAAAAGTTCGAGTGAGCAATCGCCAGTGATGGTGGTTGTGAGGTCTGAGGATAGTGGTGACagggagaaggagaagaagaagaataagcgCCGATCTAATCGCCGATCCAAACAGAACTCTCCCAATCCAG CTTTCAGTTCACAAAATGATCTACGCGGCGAATCATCAGTGTCTGTTGGAAATGGTGGCAAAACAAGGTGTTATACATCATCTATGGGTTGCTCATCTTCGAAGCAGCTGGAATTAGATTTGCATGTCCTCAGTGAGCATGGACCAACCACAGTGTCAAGGATCGCCTATAGTTCTATGCCAACTATGCATGTAAACGAACAACAAGAAGACCTAGTGCTATCTGATCTTGATGGATCAATGCTTGCTAAGTCATGCACTGAACCAATTGTCGGTGGAGGCCCCCATGGAAAATTGCTTCCTTTTCACCAGTTTGAGGGCCAAGCTCAGAGTAAAATCTTTGCTCCATACTGGTCCACGGAGACTGTTAACGAGGCATTAGAG AAAGGAGATGTATTTAAAGTCTTATTTCGTGTAAATGCTCACAATAGACTCGAG GCATACTGCAAAATTGAGGGAGTACCTACAGATGTTCTTATCAGTGGAATTGCTGCACAGAACAGGGCT ATGGATGGTGATGTTGTGGTCATCGAGGTAGATCCTTTGTCATTCTGGACCAAAATGAAAGGGTCAAATGTACCATCAAACAATCCCACAGCAGAAGATAGCAATTTACATCTTGAAGCCAATGGAAAAGTTGGTGGTGGCTGCAAAGGTAAAAGTAAAATGAACTTGGATTTGGAGTGTGCTGATTTTGGTAACTCGTTGGTTCCTCAGAAGGGGATTCATTATGATGAGACTGCTTGTGCTGGTGAAGTTGTTCATGATAATTATGTTAATGGGTATCACCAGTCAGCTTCAGAGTCTTCACTCGCTGTTCCTTCTACTGGGCAGGATGAAGTTTCAAATAGTGTGGGGAGGATTTGTGCCATGCTTAGTTTATACCCATCAAAAAGACCAACTGGTAGAGTTGTTGCTATCGTTGAAAAATCTCCTCGTCGAGACGTTATTGTTGGTTTTCTCAATGTTAAGCAATGGTTTTATTACAGGGAAGGCTGTAGacaaaatgcaaaaaagaaTAAGAGCTCGCTATCAATTTCAAACCGTGAATACATCGAGATGATGCCCACTGATCCTAGATTCCCAAAACTGATGGTCCTTGTGAGCGTTTTACCTGACTGCATCAAGAAAAGGTTGGAGAATGAAGATGCAACAGTTGAAATGGAGTTGGTAGCTGCACAGATCGATAATTGGAGTGACAAAAGTCCCTTTCCAGAAGCCCATGTCTCATGTATTTTTGGACGGGGCAGTGAAATGGAGTCACAGATCAATgctattttacatgaaaatgcAATTTGTTGCTCTAAATTTTCTCCTGAATCACTATCCTGTCTTCCAAGCAATACCTGGGAGGTGCCAaaagatgaaatagaaaatagaaaagatattaGGAATTTGTGCATATTTACCATCGACCCTTCTAGTGCTACTGATTTAGATGATGCTCTCTCAGTTCAAAAGTTACCCAATGGCCTTGTCAGAGTGGGTGTCCACATTGCAGACGTGTCATATTTTGTTTTACCTGACACAGCCTTAGACATGGAAGCTCAATTTCGATCTACCAGTGTTTATATGTTGCGGCGCAAAATACCAATGTTGCCTCCATTGCTTTCAGAGAATTTAGGTTCTCTTAACCCTGGAGTTGATAGGCTTGCATTCTCTATCTTCTGGGACTTCAACAGTTCTGGGAATGTTGTGGATCGTTGGATTGACCGCACTGTGATACAATCTTGCTGCAAGCTTTCATATGAACACGCCCAGGGCATTGTTGATGGGATGATTGATACAGAGACTTGCAACACCTTTGGAGATAGCCTTCCACAGTTGCATGGTCATTTTGAATGGGCAGATGTAATTGGATCTGTTGTATGTCTTCATGAAATTTCAAAGACCTTAAGGGAAAAGAGGTTTGATAATGGGGCTCTACGGCTTGAAAGttctaaaattgttttcttgtttgatgAATATGGAATTCCATATGACAGCAGTCTTTGTGAACGAAAGGACtctaattttattgttgagGAGTTTATGCTTTTGGCGAACTTCACTGCTGCTGAAATCATATCTAGAGCTTTTCCAGATAGTGCATTACTGCGGAGGCACCCTGAACCTAATATGCGGAAACTCAGGGAGTTTGAAGCTTTTTGTTGCAAGCATGGTTTAGAATTGGACACTTCTTCTGGTAACTTCCAACAATCCTTAGAGCGCATCAAGGAAAAGCTCAAGGATGACCCTGAGCTATTTAATATTCTTATCAACTATGCTTCAAGGCCAATGCAGTTGGCGACCTACTTTTGTAGTGGTGATTTGAAAGATAATATGAATGATTGGGGTCATTATGCACTGGCTGTTCCTCTCTACACACATTTCACTTCACCACTGCGCCGATATCCTGATATTGTTGTCCATCGAACACTGGCTGCAGCAATAGAAGCGGAGCAATTGTATATGATGGATAGAAGAATGTCTCTTAAAGCGAGGCCAGGGGAAGAAGGGACAAGATGTTTCActggtatttgtttttgcaaagaTGTTGCAGAATCCGCCGAAGGCAAGGAAGCATTATCAGCTGCAGCATTAAAGCATAGAATTCCTTGCCCAGAGTTACTTTCACATGTTGCAGCTTATTGTAATGAGAGAAAGCTGGCTAGCAGGCATGTCAAGGATGCCTGTGATAAGCTGTACATGTGGGTTTCGGTGAAGAGGAAGGAG GTTTTATTGTCTGATGCCAGAGTTTTGGGTCTTGGTCCAAGGTTTATGTCCATTTATATCAACAAACTAGCT ATTGAACGGCGTATATATTATGATGAAGTTGAAGGCCTGACAGTGGAATGGCTTGAAGCCACATCGACACTGGTGCTAAATATATGCGCCTCCAAACGCTCAGTTAGGAGAGCAGGCTCGGGGTATTACAAGGCGCTTGGTGAGGTTGCATGGGTCATAAATCCTTATGATCATAACTTGGAACCTGACATGGAGAGTACCAAGGGATGTAGTGCAAGCCAGCATTCCGATGCCATTTTGAAATCTGAAATTGATCCTTCGGTTTTCCCTCTCACAGTGCGTCTTCTCTCAACAATCCCTGTTGCCCTTCATGCAATTGGCGGGGATGATGGGCCCCCTGATATTGGGGTGCGTCTATTCATGAGCTCATATTTTACCTAA
- the LOC7495102 gene encoding DIS3-like exonuclease 2 isoform X2, translated as MGCSSSKQLELDLHVLSEHGPTTVSRIAYSSMPTMHVNEQQEDLVLSDLDGSMLAKSCTEPIVGGGPHGKLLPFHQFEGQAQSKIFAPYWSTETVNEALEKGDVFKVLFRVNAHNRLEAYCKIEGVPTDVLISGIAAQNRAMDGDVVVIEVDPLSFWTKMKGSNVPSNNPTAEDSNLHLEANGKVGGGCKGKSKMNLDLECADFGNSLVPQKGIHYDETACAGEVVHDNYVNGYHQSASESSLAVPSTGQDEVSNSVGRICAMLSLYPSKRPTGRVVAIVEKSPRRDVIVGFLNVKQWFYYREGCRQNAKKNKSSLSISNREYIEMMPTDPRFPKLMVLVSVLPDCIKKRLENEDATVEMELVAAQIDNWSDKSPFPEAHVSCIFGRGSEMESQINAILHENAICCSKFSPESLSCLPSNTWEVPKDEIENRKDIRNLCIFTIDPSSATDLDDALSVQKLPNGLVRVGVHIADVSYFVLPDTALDMEAQFRSTSVYMLRRKIPMLPPLLSENLGSLNPGVDRLAFSIFWDFNSSGNVVDRWIDRTVIQSCCKLSYEHAQGIVDGMIDTETCNTFGDSLPQLHGHFEWADVIGSVVCLHEISKTLREKRFDNGALRLESSKIVFLFDEYGIPYDSSLCERKDSNFIVEEFMLLANFTAAEIISRAFPDSALLRRHPEPNMRKLREFEAFCCKHGLELDTSSGNFQQSLERIKEKLKDDPELFNILINYASRPMQLATYFCSGDLKDNMNDWGHYALAVPLYTHFTSPLRRYPDIVVHRTLAAAIEAEQLYMMDRRMSLKARPGEEGTRCFTGICFCKDVAESAEGKEALSAAALKHRIPCPELLSHVAAYCNERKLASRHVKDACDKLYMWVSVKRKEVLLSDARVLGLGPRFMSIYINKLAIERRIYYDEVEGLTVEWLEATSTLVLNICASKRSVRRAGSGYYKALGEVAWVINPYDHNLEPDMESTKGCSASQHSDAILKSEIDPSVFPLTVRLLSTIPVALHAIGGDDGPPDIGVRLFMSSYFT; from the exons ATGGGTTGCTCATCTTCGAAGCAGCTGGAATTAGATTTGCATGTCCTCAGTGAGCATGGACCAACCACAGTGTCAAGGATCGCCTATAGTTCTATGCCAACTATGCATGTAAACGAACAACAAGAAGACCTAGTGCTATCTGATCTTGATGGATCAATGCTTGCTAAGTCATGCACTGAACCAATTGTCGGTGGAGGCCCCCATGGAAAATTGCTTCCTTTTCACCAGTTTGAGGGCCAAGCTCAGAGTAAAATCTTTGCTCCATACTGGTCCACGGAGACTGTTAACGAGGCATTAGAG AAAGGAGATGTATTTAAAGTCTTATTTCGTGTAAATGCTCACAATAGACTCGAG GCATACTGCAAAATTGAGGGAGTACCTACAGATGTTCTTATCAGTGGAATTGCTGCACAGAACAGGGCT ATGGATGGTGATGTTGTGGTCATCGAGGTAGATCCTTTGTCATTCTGGACCAAAATGAAAGGGTCAAATGTACCATCAAACAATCCCACAGCAGAAGATAGCAATTTACATCTTGAAGCCAATGGAAAAGTTGGTGGTGGCTGCAAAGGTAAAAGTAAAATGAACTTGGATTTGGAGTGTGCTGATTTTGGTAACTCGTTGGTTCCTCAGAAGGGGATTCATTATGATGAGACTGCTTGTGCTGGTGAAGTTGTTCATGATAATTATGTTAATGGGTATCACCAGTCAGCTTCAGAGTCTTCACTCGCTGTTCCTTCTACTGGGCAGGATGAAGTTTCAAATAGTGTGGGGAGGATTTGTGCCATGCTTAGTTTATACCCATCAAAAAGACCAACTGGTAGAGTTGTTGCTATCGTTGAAAAATCTCCTCGTCGAGACGTTATTGTTGGTTTTCTCAATGTTAAGCAATGGTTTTATTACAGGGAAGGCTGTAGacaaaatgcaaaaaagaaTAAGAGCTCGCTATCAATTTCAAACCGTGAATACATCGAGATGATGCCCACTGATCCTAGATTCCCAAAACTGATGGTCCTTGTGAGCGTTTTACCTGACTGCATCAAGAAAAGGTTGGAGAATGAAGATGCAACAGTTGAAATGGAGTTGGTAGCTGCACAGATCGATAATTGGAGTGACAAAAGTCCCTTTCCAGAAGCCCATGTCTCATGTATTTTTGGACGGGGCAGTGAAATGGAGTCACAGATCAATgctattttacatgaaaatgcAATTTGTTGCTCTAAATTTTCTCCTGAATCACTATCCTGTCTTCCAAGCAATACCTGGGAGGTGCCAaaagatgaaatagaaaatagaaaagatattaGGAATTTGTGCATATTTACCATCGACCCTTCTAGTGCTACTGATTTAGATGATGCTCTCTCAGTTCAAAAGTTACCCAATGGCCTTGTCAGAGTGGGTGTCCACATTGCAGACGTGTCATATTTTGTTTTACCTGACACAGCCTTAGACATGGAAGCTCAATTTCGATCTACCAGTGTTTATATGTTGCGGCGCAAAATACCAATGTTGCCTCCATTGCTTTCAGAGAATTTAGGTTCTCTTAACCCTGGAGTTGATAGGCTTGCATTCTCTATCTTCTGGGACTTCAACAGTTCTGGGAATGTTGTGGATCGTTGGATTGACCGCACTGTGATACAATCTTGCTGCAAGCTTTCATATGAACACGCCCAGGGCATTGTTGATGGGATGATTGATACAGAGACTTGCAACACCTTTGGAGATAGCCTTCCACAGTTGCATGGTCATTTTGAATGGGCAGATGTAATTGGATCTGTTGTATGTCTTCATGAAATTTCAAAGACCTTAAGGGAAAAGAGGTTTGATAATGGGGCTCTACGGCTTGAAAGttctaaaattgttttcttgtttgatgAATATGGAATTCCATATGACAGCAGTCTTTGTGAACGAAAGGACtctaattttattgttgagGAGTTTATGCTTTTGGCGAACTTCACTGCTGCTGAAATCATATCTAGAGCTTTTCCAGATAGTGCATTACTGCGGAGGCACCCTGAACCTAATATGCGGAAACTCAGGGAGTTTGAAGCTTTTTGTTGCAAGCATGGTTTAGAATTGGACACTTCTTCTGGTAACTTCCAACAATCCTTAGAGCGCATCAAGGAAAAGCTCAAGGATGACCCTGAGCTATTTAATATTCTTATCAACTATGCTTCAAGGCCAATGCAGTTGGCGACCTACTTTTGTAGTGGTGATTTGAAAGATAATATGAATGATTGGGGTCATTATGCACTGGCTGTTCCTCTCTACACACATTTCACTTCACCACTGCGCCGATATCCTGATATTGTTGTCCATCGAACACTGGCTGCAGCAATAGAAGCGGAGCAATTGTATATGATGGATAGAAGAATGTCTCTTAAAGCGAGGCCAGGGGAAGAAGGGACAAGATGTTTCActggtatttgtttttgcaaagaTGTTGCAGAATCCGCCGAAGGCAAGGAAGCATTATCAGCTGCAGCATTAAAGCATAGAATTCCTTGCCCAGAGTTACTTTCACATGTTGCAGCTTATTGTAATGAGAGAAAGCTGGCTAGCAGGCATGTCAAGGATGCCTGTGATAAGCTGTACATGTGGGTTTCGGTGAAGAGGAAGGAG GTTTTATTGTCTGATGCCAGAGTTTTGGGTCTTGGTCCAAGGTTTATGTCCATTTATATCAACAAACTAGCT ATTGAACGGCGTATATATTATGATGAAGTTGAAGGCCTGACAGTGGAATGGCTTGAAGCCACATCGACACTGGTGCTAAATATATGCGCCTCCAAACGCTCAGTTAGGAGAGCAGGCTCGGGGTATTACAAGGCGCTTGGTGAGGTTGCATGGGTCATAAATCCTTATGATCATAACTTGGAACCTGACATGGAGAGTACCAAGGGATGTAGTGCAAGCCAGCATTCCGATGCCATTTTGAAATCTGAAATTGATCCTTCGGTTTTCCCTCTCACAGTGCGTCTTCTCTCAACAATCCCTGTTGCCCTTCATGCAATTGGCGGGGATGATGGGCCCCCTGATATTGGGGTGCGTCTATTCATGAGCTCATATTTTACCTAA